A genomic region of Lysinibacillus sp. 2017 contains the following coding sequences:
- a CDS encoding ABC transporter ATP-binding protein has product MIEVKNVFKKYKRKQVLKDMSFTAEKGQITCLIGINGAGKTTIMKSIMALTPIDSGEILIDGQKINKDAYDKITYIPDRLTMLPSYTIAEAFEFMDDFYKTWNEQRATELLKFFKLAPNEKISSLSKGNAAKVNLLLGLALDVDYILMDEPFSGIDMFSREQIAEVFTSHLIENRGVIITTHEINDIEHLIDKAVLIGNGTVLQEMDVEHVREVEGKSVVDVMREVYIG; this is encoded by the coding sequence GTGATTGAAGTGAAAAATGTCTTTAAAAAATACAAAAGAAAACAAGTGTTAAAAGATATGAGCTTCACCGCTGAAAAAGGGCAAATTACGTGTTTAATCGGGATTAATGGTGCAGGGAAAACGACCATTATGAAGTCGATTATGGCACTGACGCCGATTGATAGTGGTGAGATTTTAATAGACGGCCAAAAAATAAACAAAGATGCTTACGATAAAATTACGTACATTCCAGATCGTTTAACGATGTTACCAAGCTATACGATCGCTGAAGCATTTGAATTTATGGATGACTTTTATAAAACGTGGAATGAACAACGTGCAACTGAGCTTCTTAAATTTTTTAAGCTTGCGCCGAATGAAAAAATTTCGAGCCTGTCAAAAGGAAATGCAGCAAAGGTCAACCTACTGCTTGGTTTAGCACTTGATGTGGACTACATTCTGATGGATGAACCATTTTCTGGCATCGACATGTTCTCACGTGAGCAAATTGCTGAAGTCTTTACAAGTCATTTAATCGAAAATCGTGGCGTGATTATTACAACACACGAAATCAACGATATTGAGCATTTAATCGATAAGGCTGTTCTTATTGGAAATGGTACGGTTTTACAGGAAATGGATGTGGAACATGTACGTGAAGTGGAAGGAAAATCAGTCGTTGATGTCATGAGGGAGGTGTATATAGGGTGA
- a CDS encoding GntR family transcriptional regulator: MDVKFNNRDPVYVQVIRHFKEQIAKGFFAPGHVIPSRRELANQLKINPNTVQRAYKEMEEQQLIYTEGNMPSCITKDEAVLKSVREELISEAVQVFISSIKSINAPLPEVIELVQKKYEEDERRD; encoded by the coding sequence GTGGATGTAAAATTTAATAACCGTGATCCTGTCTATGTGCAGGTCATTCGTCATTTTAAGGAACAAATTGCGAAAGGTTTTTTTGCGCCGGGACATGTAATCCCATCAAGACGAGAGCTGGCAAATCAGCTCAAAATCAACCCGAATACGGTACAACGTGCTTATAAGGAAATGGAGGAGCAGCAATTGATTTATACAGAGGGAAATATGCCGAGTTGTATTACGAAAGATGAAGCGGTCTTAAAAAGTGTACGCGAAGAATTAATTAGTGAAGCAGTGCAAGTTTTTATAAGCTCGATCAAATCAATTAATGCGCCATTACCAGAAGTAATCGAGCTCGTGCAAAAAAAGTATGAGGAGGATGAGCGACGTGATTGA
- a CDS encoding CotD family spore coat protein, with amino-acid sequence MVNRNWFNSFDGNRGQNPMNFAQELPMQTAPTQFGQPQVSPTQQFVQRNVTNTVVPHYHPSHLTTVNQQHINNQHYFPHTQSVVNECYETNTMCETPFRPNVSGSRHGSGCGCSKRRGW; translated from the coding sequence ATGGTTAATAGAAATTGGTTTAACTCATTTGATGGGAACCGCGGTCAAAATCCTATGAACTTTGCCCAGGAACTCCCAATGCAAACAGCCCCTACTCAATTCGGGCAGCCCCAAGTATCACCAACGCAACAATTTGTTCAAAGAAATGTTACAAACACAGTCGTACCACACTACCATCCATCGCATTTAACTACAGTTAATCAACAGCATATTAATAATCAGCATTATTTTCCACATACTCAGTCCGTAGTAAATGAATGCTACGAAACGAATACAATGTGTGAAACACCCTTTAGACCAAACGTAAGTGGAAGCAGACATGGATCTGGTTGTGGCTGTTCAAAACGCAGAGGCTGGTAA
- a CDS encoding excinuclease, with the protein MNTRYKITRLDKEGNPTLSLEECQNFFKAKSDFEYNDSFGSSKDGVHMKIKGHFFMWQVENVQIPFRFFEGEIYVAISHPAILDKTMEIARGLEANYVEG; encoded by the coding sequence ATGAATACACGCTATAAAATTACACGTCTTGATAAAGAGGGAAATCCAACGTTAAGCTTAGAGGAATGCCAAAACTTCTTTAAAGCAAAATCAGATTTCGAGTACAATGATTCATTTGGTTCGAGCAAGGACGGTGTGCATATGAAGATTAAAGGTCACTTTTTCATGTGGCAAGTGGAAAATGTACAAATTCCATTTCGTTTTTTCGAGGGTGAAATCTATGTTGCCATTTCACATCCAGCTATTTTAGATAAAACAATGGAAATTGCTCGCGGTTTAGAAGCGAATTATGTTGAAGGATAA